TTCTTACTACCGGAACGGGTTCAGGAAAGAGCCTTTGTTTTTTTATTCCTATTGTGGATTATGTCCTGAAAAACGACCCTCAAGACAAAAGGGTGAGGGCCATCATTGTTTATCCGATGAACGCCCTAATCAATTCTCAGCTTGAAGGCTTTAAAAACCTTCTTTCAAATCTACCCGAATGCCCTGTAACCGTAGCCCGCTATACCGGCCAGGAAGATGCTCAAACCAGAGAACGCCTTCAAAAAAATCCACCCCACATTTTGCTTACCAATTATGTCATGCTGGAACTCATGCTTGCTCGGCATCACGAGCAAGTTTTTGTGGATCAGAATTATGCTCGCATTAAATTTTTGGTATTTGACGAACTTCATACCTATACCGGGCGCCAGGGAGCAGATGTCGCCTTATTGATTCGCCGATTGGCGGAAAGAACCGGAAATCAAGATCTAATTTTAATAGGTACAAGCGCCACCCTGGCCACAGAAGGAGACCGTTTCCATCGCAAAGAAGTAGTGGCCCAGGTAGCCTCAAATTTCTTCGGAAGAAGGATACCGCCAGAAAATGTAATTGATGAAACTCTGAAAAGAGTCACCTGTGGCCATTTTTCGAAAGAGAGTCTAAGAGAAGCTCTGGCTTCTCCGCCTCCTTCGGAAGATATTTCTCTGGACGAGTTTTTGAGGCATCCGGTTGCGGCTTGGATTGAGGATACTTTTGGTCTTACGGAAAAAGACGGATATTTAATGCGCAGAGAGCCCATTACCCTTTCCGAAGGCGCGAAAAAGCTGGCCGAAGAAACCGGTGTATCTGAAGGAACGGCCGTTAAGTACCTTCAGCACATGTTTAATCTCGGGAGTCGCTTAAAACTTCCCGATGGCACCACAGTTTTCCCTTTCAAACTTCACCAATTTGTGGCGCAGGGTGAAAACATTTTGGCTACCTTAGAAAAGCCTTCAACTAGATTTTTTACCGCCGAGATCAAAAATTTTGCTCCCGATGTGGAAGGTCTTAAGCGCCCTCTTTTTCCACTGGTTTTTTGCCGAGAGTGCGGACAGGAATATTACCAAGTGGTTTGGGATACTCAAGAAAACCAGTTTTTACCTCTGGAAGAAACCCTGGAAGAAGAAGCTGAGGAGATTCAAGCCGGTTATTTGGTTATCGAAGAGGAACCGGACACCGTCTGGAACGAAGCTTCCCTTGAGGAACTACCGGATACCTGGAAAACGCCAAAAGGAAGAATTAGTAAAAAGTACGAAGATCATGTCCCCCGGAGGGTATGGGTTACTCCCGATGGGAAAATTTCCTTTGAAGAGACCGAAGATTCCGCTCCTGGTTGGTTTGTGAGATATCCTTTTCTTTTTTGTCTCAATTGTGGAATAGTTTATACCCGCAAGGAAAGAGAATTTAAAAAGTTGGCCCGTTTTTCTTCCGAAGGGAGGAGTACAGCCACCACACTTCTCAGCGTCTCAACTATAGTCCATCTACGCAAGCAGGGAATTTCACAAGAGGCTTGTAAACTTCTTTCTTTTACTGACAATCGGCAAGATGCCTCTCTTCAGGCGGGACATTTTAATGATTTTGTTCAAGTGGCTCTGATAAGGTCTGGCGTTTACCGTGCCCTAGAAGAAGCGCGAGAGCTCACTCACGAGAACATAGCCTTTGCTGTATATGAAGCCCTCAATCTACCCCAGGAGATGTACGCCAAAGAACCGGCAGAACCAGGAACTCCGGGATTTGAGCGCAAACGGAAGGCCTTTATCCGGTTGCTTGAATATCGGATTTTAGAGGACCTGAGGCGAGGGTGGCGGGTAGTTCAGCCCAATCTTGAGCAGGTCGGTTTGCTGAAAATAGAGTATCACGGCCTGAGAGAAATTTGCCATAAAGACAGTCTCTTTCAGGCTCATCCACTTTTGGCTAAGGCTACCCCTGAGAAGCGCTTCTTTGTGGTGAAGAACTTTCTGGACTTTATGCGGCAGGCCCTAGCCATAGATGCTCATGTTCTTACTCCCGAAGCCCAGGAAAGCCTTCTTAGGGAGGTGCGCCAAGAAATCAAAGAGCCTTGGAATTTTGCTGACGATGAGATTTTACGGAGAGCTTCGTGGTTTGTGATTGATCCCTATCATGAGAGAAGAGAAAACGAATGGAGCCTTTCGGCAAGAAGCAAGCTAGGAAGATTCCTAAGATCACCTGAAACCTGGGACGGACTTTTAACCAAACCGCTTTCGGAAGAGGAGTATCAGGAGGAGTTTTTACCGGCGTTCGTAGATCTTCTTATTGGCTGTGGATTCGTAAGGAAGAGACCGGACGGAAAAGCCATTCAGGTTCAGGTGGGATCAATCGTCTGGCAAAAAGGCACGGGAGAAATTCCGGTCCCGGATCCGATTCGTTCTAAATGGCTCAAAGGGGCCGACATCGACAAACTTCTACGCCGAGCCCATCCCTTCTTTGTGAGACTTTATAAAGAACTTGCTTCAGAATTTAAAAACCTTCAGGCTGCCGAACATACTGGACAGATTGGCAAGGAAGTTCGTGAAAAAAGAGAGAAGCTTTTCAGGAAAGGGGAGGTTCCGGTACTTTATTGTTCCCCTACCATGGAGCTTGGGATTGATATTGCGGATTTAAATGTGGTTCACATGCGAAATGTTCCGCCCTCTCCGGCCAATTATGCCCAGCGAAGCGGACGAGCAGGAAGAGGGGGACAGCCTGCGGTAGTCATTACTTATTGTGCAGCTAAAAGTCCGCATGACCAGTACTTCTTCCATCGTCCAGTAAAGATGATTGCCGGAGCAGTGACGCCACCACGGTTTGATCTTTCAAATGAAGACATGCTTAGAGAACATCTACATGCTATTTGGCTGGCAAAGACTGGACTCAATTTGGGGCATAGTATACGTGAGATACTAGATTTAGAGTTTTCAGGATATCCCCTGCATGAAGACATCAAAAAGACCATTTCTGATCCTCGCTACATTGAAGCTGCTTTTGAGGAAGCTAAAAGACTGATTGAAAGAGAAAAAAGACTAAATAATGAAGAAGAAAAATTCTTCCCCGATGAAAAGTGGATTAAAGAGACTTTGGAAAGGGCTCCCGAATTATTTGATAAGGCCTTTGATAGGTGGCGAACTCTTTACCATCTTGCTGAAGAGCAGATACGAAAAGCTCAAGATGAGATCTTAAAGCTACTTATGATTAAAGGGAATCGCAAAGAAATGCAGGAAAGGCGCCAAAAAGCAGAGAGGATGCAAAGGGAGGCTTTAAGACAGATAGAGCTCCTTCTTAATCAAGCTGAAAATACCGAATCAGATTTTTATCCTTATCGTTATCTCGCCTGTGAAGGATTTTTGCCGGGTTACAATTTTCCGAGGCTACCCATAAGAGCCTATCTTTCTGTGGGGGAACAGGGAGAATTCATCACAAGACCAAGATTTTTGGCTATTCGGGAGTTTGCCCCTTTCAATCTGATCTATCATGAGGGACAGATATTTATGGTTGATAGAGTCCAGATGCCGTTAAGCCAAATTCATTCACGCCTTAAAAGTGTGAGACTATGTAAACAATGTGGGTATATTCATGAAATTCAGGAAATTGATTGTTGTGAAAATTGTGGTGTCTCTTTAAATGCTGAAACCTCAATAACTACTGACAGCCTGTTCGATCTTCCAGATGTTGTGGCTATCAAATGCCGTAGAATCACCTGTGATGAGGAAGAGCGGGTAAGACTTGGTTATAAAATAGATACCTTTTTCCGTTATTCAGTCGGTAAATCGGGGATTCGAAAAAGAGGCTATAAAGTAATGGTTGGCCGAGAAGAACTTTTTCGAGCTACCTTCGGGCCTTCGGCTACTCTTTGGCTCGTCAATCAAGGATGGCTCCAAAGTAAAACTCCCCGGGGATTTTTGTTGGACTTCGAGAGCGGGAAATGGCTTAAAGATTCAAAGGAAAGTGATCTTTCCCCTGAAAGGGTCAAACGTGTTTTACCTTTTACAAAAGATACCAAAAACATTCTACTAATTCAGCCTATCGCACCTGAACATAGAGAAGACGCCATTCTGGCTTCCTTTCAGGCGGCCATGCTCTCTGCTATAGAAACATATTTTCAACTTGCGGAGGGTGAAATTTCAGCGACTAGACTGGGAGAAGGAGAACAAAAGGGCATTCTTTTCTGGGAAGCCAGTGAAGGAAGCCTTGGAGTGTTAAGAAGACTTGTAGATGAACCCGACATTTTCCGTAAGTTAGCCCACTTAGCTTTGGAAATTTGCCATTTTTCTCCTGAAGGAGATGATCTGGAACCAAAAGATTCTGAAGAACGTTGTACCAGAGCGTGCTATCGGTGTCTTCTTTCTTATCAGAATCAGCCGGATCATTTGATTTTAGACAGGTTTTTGGTTAGGGATTTGCTCTTGAAACTTAGAGAAGCGGATTTGGTAGCCCAAGATTTTTCTAGTAGAGAAGAACAATACCACTTTCTTTTAAAGCAAATTGATCCTCGTTCTTCCTTGGAGAAACGCTTTTTAGAGTATTTGTACAAAACCGGTAGGAAGCTTCCCGATGAAGCTCAGAAATTAATTATAGATGAAAATTTAGGTCTTAAAGCCTGTCCTGATTTTTATTACAGAGCTGGCAATGTATGTATTTTCTGTGATGGCTCAGTTCATGACGAAAAGAGAATTCAGGAAAGGGATTATGAACAGCGAAAATTGTTAGAAGAAGCTGGATACCTGGTGATTTCTATAAAGTATGATGAGGATCTGGAAGACCAGATAAACCGGTATCCTAATGTATTTGGTGCATTAGCTCAGACTTAATCTGACAGTGAGGCCTTCCCAAAGGGGGGTGGTCCGGGCTACCCTCCAGGGAGCTCCACCCAAAACTCAAAACAAGGAGGAGTAGCCATGACCACCCAAGAGAAGCTTATCAAGAACAAGCTAGGTTTGCTAGAGTTGGCGGCGTACTTGAAAAACGTATCCGAGGCCTGCCGAGTCATGGGCTTCAGCCGGGACACCTTCTACCGGATCAAGAAAGCCTATGAGTAAGGCGGGATAGAGGCTCTTTACGAGAAGAGCCGCCGGAAACCCAACCTCAAGAACCGGGTTTCGAAGGAGGTAGAGCGGGCGGTAGTGGAGCTGGCCCTGGAGGATCCCTCTTTAGGGCAGAAGAGGGTAAGTGATGAACTGAGGAAACGAGGGATATTTGTATCACCGGCAGGGGTAAGGAGCATTTGGTTAAGGCATGGGCTTGAGCGATTTGAAAAGAGGCTCAAGGCCTTGGAGGAGCGGGTAGCCAGGACGGGGGAGGTTCTTACGGAAAGGCAGCTTCAAGCGCTTGAGAAGGCCAGGGAGGAGAAGGTAGCCCAGGGGGAGATAGAGACCGAGCACGTGGGCTATCTAGGAGCCCAGGACACTTACTATGTGGGGACCATCAAAGGGGTGGGCCGAATCTACCAGCAGACCTTTATAGACACCTATTCCAAGGTGGCTTTTGCCAAGCTTTACACCAGCAAGCATCCCATCAATAGTGCGGACTTACTGAACGATCGGGTGATACCGTTTTTTGAAGAGCACGGGATATCGGTATTGAGGATACTGACGGATCGGGGAACGGAGTTTTGTGGACGTATAGACCGGCACGAGTACGAGCTCTTTTTGGCCTTAAACGACATAGAGCACACGAAGACCAAGGCCAAGAATCCGCAGACCAACGGGATATGCGAGAGGTTTCATCGGACGATCAGGAGGAGTTTTACTCGATAGCGTTGAGGAGGAAGCTTTATCGGAGTTTGGAGGAGCTTCAGGAGGACTTGGATTTGTGGATAGAGAGGTACAACCGGCAGAGGCCGCATCAGGGGAAGTACTGTGAAGGCAAGACGCCGATGGAGACGTTTTTGGGAAATGTGCCCTTGGCAAAGGAAAAGATGCATTCTAATGTGGAGGCAGGATTTGGGTTCTGACCGAGCCTGACAGGTGGAGCCTCTGGAGGGGCCAACTGTCAGATCAAGTCTAAACTTTTACAATTTGGTCTCTAAATATTTATACTAATTGATAAGTCTCGAAAACTAAATTAATTGAATGTGAGTTTTTGTAGTCGCCTCCTGGTAGCGCCCATTCAATCTTCTTCCTTGGAAAATAAGCTATATTGCTTTAATGTTATACTTTTTTAATATTTTCGATTTTCTGTTTTTTGTATCTTTTGGAAGGTATGGTAGGCAATTCGAACAAAGGTATTTGTTCTGAGGGCACTTGTGCTCTTCGTTCGATTTTGCTATTCTCTTTCTTGACTGATGAGGCTATAGTGAATTCGAAGCTCAAGTTAGGGGGTGTATACTGTACAAAACGGGTTCCTCGAAGCAGTCCACCGGGGCCATGGCGGCTTTGTACCAGGGTTTGTTCTTATCTTCTTCTGTGACGGGTCGGAAGCCTTCTCTTTCGAGAAGTTCGATTATCAGTTCGACCTCTGTTTTTCTTCTTCGAGCCATTTCAGGTACCTCTCTATGTAAAATCGGACCCCTCCTTTGTCTGATCTTTTCACCTTACCACACTGTACAAATTTCGGGGTCCACTTCACAGGATGCTGGTCGCCAGGCTTGAGGAAATCGAGGGCCGGGTCGGCCCGGGAGGAAAAGTGTATCTCACGCTTGAGGAGGCGGAGAAGCTCACCTCCATCCCGGCGGAGACCCTGAAAAAGAAGATATACGCGCAGGAGCTTCCTGCCTACAAACCGGGAAAACAGCTTCTCGTAAGGTGGTCGGACTTAAGAGCCTTCATCGAGAGGCATCCGGTGAACCGGAATGCTTTTACCGAACCGGAGAGGACGCTAACCGGAAGGAGAGCTTCACGGGGGAGGCCTCCCGTCAGGTATTATCCGAAGTGATGTCTAATCCAGTTTAGGGGAACTAAGGGGTAGGGGTACCGGTCTTTATGTGGTATTTAATTCCCTGTTTTTCACAAAATTCGATCACTCTTTCGCTCATTTTTCGATAAAATTCTTCATATTTGTGATAGGCATTTGAGCTCACGTTATAGTTTAGCTTTCCGAAAATTATCCGGTCCACAAAATCAATTTGTTGAAGCAACTTTTCTATCTGTGAACTTTCAGGATCAATATTTGGAGTGGGGTAGGGCTCGATCGAGACCCAGGTTTTAAAGCCCGCCCTGGCCAGTTTTTTCAGTGACTCGATGCGCATCTTGTATGGAGCGGAATAAGGCTCAAAGTTTTCTTTAAATTTCGAATTAAGAGAAATCAAAGTAATTCCATATTCATTGTCTTTGGAGAGATCCCTAACTTCCTCTGGGTAATACCCTTTGGTAAGAGTAGTAACTCTGATCCCTTTTTCGTTCAAAAACCGGATGATTTTGAGGGTCATATCCACAAAGGTTTGGGCGAGTTTTCCTTCACGGTGGTCGAACATGAAAGGATCGGTCATGAAGGAGAGATGTACGCACTCTATCTCGCGCCCATACTTGAGCCATTCCCGATAGAGCAGATCCATAGCATTGAGAACCAGCCTGGGGCGTATCCAATCCTCATAAGAACGCACCCATCCGAATCTCCTGGCCATCATGAAGGCGTAGCAGGGGAAACGGCATCCATGCATGCATCCTAGGAAGTGGTTTATGGTCCAGTCGGAATATTCCACCTTCGTGCGATAAAGAAGCGACTTCCGGTATATCCCTTCTTGTGGAGTAGTGTTGCCGTTATCTGCCTCGACAGAAAAAAGGTTTTTTTTGTAAATCTCCGGGCCCCAGATGGAAGGATGTTGCCGTTGCTTCATCCTGGCATAAACATCTTTAACGATTTGGGTGATGCTTCCTTTACGAGAGGCAAAGATGAGGTAATAGATTACGTCCCTTTTGTGCGGGTAGGGCATGTCGTAAGCTACCACTTTCATTCCCGGAAAGTTTTTTTCTACGAAAAATCTGAGCATTTCGAGGCTGTCTTTGGGAATAACATTCACATCGGCCCCCATGAACTCTTCGAGAGTCTTTAAGGTTTTGAGTTCCTTGATCGCCACATTTTCTTTATTCTTAACCCTTTCGGCAAACCCTCTTACTCTCTGCACCCCTTCCAGGATGAAGTTGAACATTATGTCCTTGCGATTGGGAAGCCCAAGAAGAGTTCTAAGCGTGTCTACTTTTATCTGAAGTCCGTAAGGATCGATGAAAATAAAAAGAGGGTTTCCCAGGGTTTTATGCTTGTCGGGGATGCTGGCGCAAACTTCATGAATGACCTCGTTGCAGTCCCCCTGAATGATCTGTATTCGGCAGAGGTCCCTTAGCTCCGGGTATCTTCCGAGAAACTGATGCGTTAAAGTTTGGAGAACACCAGCGTTGCTAGCTCTTTTCTCCACGAGAATGAGATGGACGCGGGTTCTTTTTTTAAATTTTCCCTGCCGATGAAATTGGGCGAAACAATTAAGGAATATTATCGGAGATCCCGGCCAGTAGGTGATTTGATCAGAGGTTTTCAGCGAGTATATTCCTCTTCCGGCAAAGAGATCGATGTAATACCAGTCTCGGTTAATCCAATTCTGGTTGTTCCATATTTTTAGCCAGATGTCATAATATTGAGCGAGGATTTGCAGTTTGGTTTGGGTGTGGATGCGTCCGGTAAGATCCCATTTTTCATCATAGAGGGAAGCAAGATCGATATCACTCCACGAGAGATCGGCCCAATAAGGTCTTGCTTCGGATCTTCCGCTCATTTGGCTAAACGCATATCTTAAAAATTCGAAAATCTCAAGCGGAAATTTGAGATTTACTTCCCCTCCCTCATATACGGCAGGGCGTCCTCGAAGATGGTGGGATTTGCGGGATGGCTGTAGTGTAGCAGCATGTCCACGGAGGAATGGCCGGTGCGTGCCATGGCCTCGACCGGAGAGGCTCCCGCCAGGATCTGGAGATGTGTGGCGTAGGTGTGTCTGGCGTCGTGGAAGCGGACGCCCGAAAGTCCGCACCTGCGGAATACTCTTGCGGCGGCCGAGGTTATGGAGTCGTGGTGGATGGGAGGAAGTATTCTTCCCTTCGGGATTTCACCTCTTTCGAGCAATTTTTCCTTCAGTCTCACGAGTTCACGATAGAGTCTTTCCCCCAGGCCCACGAACCTGGGTTTACCTGTTTTGGTTTTCTTTACGAAGACAAGTCGTCTTTCCCAGTCGATCCATTCCCACTGGAGGGAAAGTATTTCCGACCTTCTCAGTCCGCATCCGAAGGCAAAAAGAAAGATCAGATACATCCATCCGTAAAGGAGTCTGGATTTCCTGGCTTCGGCGAGGACCATTTCCACCTCCTGAGGGGAGAGCACCCGGGGCTGGAAGGGTTTGTGGTTTTTCAACGGTTTGACGGCGGAGAAGGGATTGCTCGGAAGGAGACCGAGGGATACGGCTCTTTCTGCGATCCTTTTGAGATCTCTCAGGTGTTTGTTTACGGTATTCGGGGAGTAGCCTTTCTCGAGAAGAACTCTTTTAAGGATTTCGGCGTCTGAGGGTTTTAGGGAGGCAAGGGGTGTAGAGAGCCCCAGGATACGGAGAATGTTGCGGGATCTTATTCCCCTGGCCTGACGTTCTCCCCGGGATAGATGTTTGCTTTCGGCGAGGTAATCCGAGACGGCCTCCTTCAGGGTGTAGCCCGGAAGCCCGGTATCGAACACGGACATAAGGGCCTGGAGATCCGGTCTTGAGAGAAGCCCCGCGCCCTGCCACTGTTTCACTTCTTCGGGGGTGTAGTTCGCAAATCTGGTCATTTCCTCGAGCATTTCGGCTCTGGCAAGAAGGGCTCTGGCTTCCTTTTTGGTGTGGCAGAGACGGGAGCGTTCAACCTTTCTTCCGTCGGGGTAGGTGATCTTATACCGGACCCGGAAGCGACGCTTATAGGGGTGGCGGGAGAGGGTGGCCATGGGCCGGACCTCCTTTTACCGTATTTTTACCGTGTGATAGCATAAAACGACCCGGAACGACGCAGATCGGTCCGGAAAACGGAGGTCCGGGAGTGTTGAAATTACGGAAATTTGTAGAGGGCGCGGCGGGATTCGAACCCACGACCTCTGGCTCCGGAGGCCAACGCTCTATCCAACTGAGCTACGCGCCCGTCGTTTACACAGAAAATTTTAAAAGCCCCGCCGGTTCTGTCAACTATTCGTCCTCGAGTCGGGCGGTTTTATACCTTTTGACCAGGTGGGGAATGAGCCCCCCGTCGCGCAGCAACTCCCGCATGAAGGGCGGAAGGGGTTTCACCCGGTAAACCCGATCCTTGGTCAGGTTCCGAATCTCCCCGGCTTCGGCGTCCACCTCCACCTCGTCGCCCTCGTCTATGTCCCGACTGGCCTCGGGACTTTCCAGAATGAGAAGTCCGGTGTTAAAGGCGTTGCGGTAGAAGATGCGGGCGAAACTTTCCGCGATCACGCAGGAGATTCCCGCCGCCTTTATGGCCACCGGGGCGTGTTCCCGGGAGGACCCGCAGCCGAAGTTCCTTCCGGCCACGATGAGGTCCCCGGGCCGGACCTTTTTCACGAAGTCCGGGTCAGCGTCCTCCATGCAGTGTCGGGCCAGTTCCTCCGGATCGGTGGTGTTGAGATACCGGGCCGGGATGATCACATCGGTGTCCACATTGTCCCCGAACTTGAAAGCGCGCCCCTTTATCCGCGTCATGATTTACCCCTCCTTAAGGCCCAGCTCTTCGGGGCTTCCTATCCGTCCCAGAACCGCCGAGGCCGCGGCCACCGCCGGCCCGGCGAGATAAACCTCACTTTCCGGATGTCCCATGCGCCCCACGAAGTTCCGGTTGGTGGTGGCTACGGCCCGCTCCCCCCTGGCCAGAATCCCCATGTGCCCTCCCAGACACGGACCGCAGGTGGGCGGAGACACGATGGCCCCGGCCTCGAGGAAGGTTCTTATGTAGCCCCGGCGAAGGGCTTCGCGATAGATCCCCGGGGTGGCCGGAATGATGATGGTCCGTACATTGGGGTTTACCTTCCGTCCCCGAAGGATCCTTGCGGCCACGGCCAGGTCTTCCAAACGCCCGTTGGTGCAGGATCCGATCACCACCTGATCAATGGGGATTTCCGGGATGTCGGTGATCGGTTTTACATTGGAAGGCAAATGCGGAAAGGCCACCTGTAGCTCAATGCGGGAACAGTCGTATTCCCGAACCTCCCGATAGCGGGCCCTGCGATCACTCCGGTACACGCGCGGTGTCCTCCGGCTGCGCCTCCTTACATAATTGAGGGTCTTGCGGTCGGGCTCGATCAGTCCCACCTTGCCCCCGGCCTCGATGGCCATGTTGGCCATGGTGAGGCGTTCGGAAAGGGAGAGTCTGCGCACAACCTCCCCCGTAAATTCCATGGCCATGTAGAGGGCCCCGTCCACCCCGATGTCGCCTATGGTGTGGAGAATTAGATCTTTACCACTGACCCAGGGTTTGAGCCGCCCCCGATAAACGAAACGAATGGTCTCCGGGACCTTGAACCAGGTCTTTCCCGTGATCCAGGTGGCGGCCAGATCCGTGGAGCCCACTCCGGTGGCAAAGGCCCCCAGGGCCCCGTAGGTGCAGGTGTGGCTATCGGCCCCGATCACTACATCGCCCGGGACCACCAACCCCAGTTCCGGGAGGAGGGCGTGTTCTATGCCGCAGGCTCCCCCCTCGTAATAGTGCCGGATTCCGAAACGCCGGGCGAATTCCCGACACATGCGCACCTGTTCGGCACTCTTGATGTCCTTGTTCGGGGTAAAATGGTCCATAACCAGGACGATACGCTCCGGGTCGAAGACCCGGTTTATTCCGGTTTCGTCAAAGATTTTGATGGCGAGCGGTGCGGTGATGTCGTTGGCCAGCGTGAGATCCACCGGGACCTCCACCAGTTCCCCGGGCTCCACCGCCTCGAGTCCGGCTCGATCAGCCAGAATCTTTTCCGCCATGGTCATGGGTCTTTTCATTGCGGCCTCCGTCCCGCAAACATGGACTTTTTAAATACTACCAAAAGGAGGGCTCGGCAAGGTGGAAAGGCTGATACGAGCCGCGCGGGACTTCGCCTGGTTGCTGGATCGAGGCTATCCGGAGCGGGCGGCCTTAAAACTGGTAGGCGATCGTTATGATCTCAACACCGGGGAAAGGGAGCTCGTCCTGCGAGGTACGGTGCCCCGCGAGGTGGCCCGCTGCAGACGGGAAAAACGGGTGCGTCCCGGTGAGCTCGTCGGGGCTTCCGTGGCCGTGGACGGCTACAATGTACTCGCCACCCTGGCGCACGCCCTGCGGAGACGCCCCCTGGTGCTGGCCCGGGATGGTTTCGTGCGGGACGCAGAGAGAGCCGGCCCCCGTCTTTGCCTGAGCCCGGAACTCCCCCGCCTGGAAGCCCTGCTTCTGGGATTTCTTCGCCGTTATAGACCGGCCTTTTTGGGCTTTTACCTGGACGCCCCCGTCTCCGGTTCCGGGGAACTGGCAGCAAGGCTCCGTCGCAGTCTCCTGGAACCCCTGGGGATCCCCGGAGAGGTGCTGGCCCTCCGGGATGCGGAAACCAGGGTGCTTGAGGCCGCGGTGGTCTGTACCGCCGACGGGGCCCTGGTGGACCGGGCCCGGCGGGTGTTTGATCTTGCCGGCCACCTCATCGTGCGAACCCTCCGGCACCCGCTGCTGCGTCCGTTCCCGTGATTGAAAGGAGACGGCCCGGCGGTATAATGGGATAGCCTTTGCCGGAGGAGGGGTTTTTATGGCCGGTCATTCTCACTGGGCTCAGATCAAACGCAAAAAGGCGGCCCAGGACGCCAAACGGGGGCGTCTTTTCACCAAGATCACCCGCGAGATCATGGTGGCGGCGCGGCTCGGAGGCGGGGATCCGGACTCCAACCCCCGCCTGCGGGCGGCCATAGCCGCGGCCAAGGCCGCCAACATGCCCAAGGAGAACATCGAGCGGGC
The window above is part of the Thermosulfurimonas sp. F29 genome. Proteins encoded here:
- a CDS encoding DEAD/DEAH box helicase, giving the protein MDAFQLCKSLISDYSEYVSGFLNIRDERLRDYVDRFLSRGSLWPEARVQLNPAYEKGATVEDLVREGLLHPDCAQILRTKEGKPFHLYRHQEEAIIKAAKGESYVLTTGTGSGKSLCFFIPIVDYVLKNDPQDKRVRAIIVYPMNALINSQLEGFKNLLSNLPECPVTVARYTGQEDAQTRERLQKNPPHILLTNYVMLELMLARHHEQVFVDQNYARIKFLVFDELHTYTGRQGADVALLIRRLAERTGNQDLILIGTSATLATEGDRFHRKEVVAQVASNFFGRRIPPENVIDETLKRVTCGHFSKESLREALASPPPSEDISLDEFLRHPVAAWIEDTFGLTEKDGYLMRREPITLSEGAKKLAEETGVSEGTAVKYLQHMFNLGSRLKLPDGTTVFPFKLHQFVAQGENILATLEKPSTRFFTAEIKNFAPDVEGLKRPLFPLVFCRECGQEYYQVVWDTQENQFLPLEETLEEEAEEIQAGYLVIEEEPDTVWNEASLEELPDTWKTPKGRISKKYEDHVPRRVWVTPDGKISFEETEDSAPGWFVRYPFLFCLNCGIVYTRKEREFKKLARFSSEGRSTATTLLSVSTIVHLRKQGISQEACKLLSFTDNRQDASLQAGHFNDFVQVALIRSGVYRALEEARELTHENIAFAVYEALNLPQEMYAKEPAEPGTPGFERKRKAFIRLLEYRILEDLRRGWRVVQPNLEQVGLLKIEYHGLREICHKDSLFQAHPLLAKATPEKRFFVVKNFLDFMRQALAIDAHVLTPEAQESLLREVRQEIKEPWNFADDEILRRASWFVIDPYHERRENEWSLSARSKLGRFLRSPETWDGLLTKPLSEEEYQEEFLPAFVDLLIGCGFVRKRPDGKAIQVQVGSIVWQKGTGEIPVPDPIRSKWLKGADIDKLLRRAHPFFVRLYKELASEFKNLQAAEHTGQIGKEVREKREKLFRKGEVPVLYCSPTMELGIDIADLNVVHMRNVPPSPANYAQRSGRAGRGGQPAVVITYCAAKSPHDQYFFHRPVKMIAGAVTPPRFDLSNEDMLREHLHAIWLAKTGLNLGHSIREILDLEFSGYPLHEDIKKTISDPRYIEAAFEEAKRLIEREKRLNNEEEKFFPDEKWIKETLERAPELFDKAFDRWRTLYHLAEEQIRKAQDEILKLLMIKGNRKEMQERRQKAERMQREALRQIELLLNQAENTESDFYPYRYLACEGFLPGYNFPRLPIRAYLSVGEQGEFITRPRFLAIREFAPFNLIYHEGQIFMVDRVQMPLSQIHSRLKSVRLCKQCGYIHEIQEIDCCENCGVSLNAETSITTDSLFDLPDVVAIKCRRITCDEEERVRLGYKIDTFFRYSVGKSGIRKRGYKVMVGREELFRATFGPSATLWLVNQGWLQSKTPRGFLLDFESGKWLKDSKESDLSPERVKRVLPFTKDTKNILLIQPIAPEHREDAILASFQAAMLSAIETYFQLAEGEISATRLGEGEQKGILFWEASEGSLGVLRRLVDEPDIFRKLAHLALEICHFSPEGDDLEPKDSEERCTRACYRCLLSYQNQPDHLILDRFLVRDLLLKLREADLVAQDFSSREEQYHFLLKQIDPRSSLEKRFLEYLYKTGRKLPDEAQKLIIDENLGLKACPDFYYRAGNVCIFCDGSVHDEKRIQERDYEQRKLLEEAGYLVISIKYDEDLEDQINRYPNVFGALAQT
- a CDS encoding helix-turn-helix domain-containing protein, with translation MLVARLEEIEGRVGPGGKVYLTLEEAEKLTSIPAETLKKKIYAQELPAYKPGKQLLVRWSDLRAFIERHPVNRNAFTEPERTLTGRRASRGRPPVRYYPK
- the tcmP gene encoding three-Cys-motif partner protein TcmP, with protein sequence MSGRSEARPYWADLSWSDIDLASLYDEKWDLTGRIHTQTKLQILAQYYDIWLKIWNNQNWINRDWYYIDLFAGRGIYSLKTSDQITYWPGSPIIFLNCFAQFHRQGKFKKRTRVHLILVEKRASNAGVLQTLTHQFLGRYPELRDLCRIQIIQGDCNEVIHEVCASIPDKHKTLGNPLFIFIDPYGLQIKVDTLRTLLGLPNRKDIMFNFILEGVQRVRGFAERVKNKENVAIKELKTLKTLEEFMGADVNVIPKDSLEMLRFFVEKNFPGMKVVAYDMPYPHKRDVIYYLIFASRKGSITQIVKDVYARMKQRQHPSIWGPEIYKKNLFSVEADNGNTTPQEGIYRKSLLYRTKVEYSDWTINHFLGCMHGCRFPCYAFMMARRFGWVRSYEDWIRPRLVLNAMDLLYREWLKYGREIECVHLSFMTDPFMFDHREGKLAQTFVDMTLKIIRFLNEKGIRVTTLTKGYYPEEVRDLSKDNEYGITLISLNSKFKENFEPYSAPYKMRIESLKKLARAGFKTWVSIEPYPTPNIDPESSQIEKLLQQIDFVDRIIFGKLNYNVSSNAYHKYEEFYRKMSERVIEFCEKQGIKYHIKTGTPTP
- a CDS encoding site-specific integrase, producing MATLSRHPYKRRFRVRYKITYPDGRKVERSRLCHTKKEARALLARAEMLEEMTRFANYTPEEVKQWQGAGLLSRPDLQALMSVFDTGLPGYTLKEAVSDYLAESKHLSRGERQARGIRSRNILRILGLSTPLASLKPSDAEILKRVLLEKGYSPNTVNKHLRDLKRIAERAVSLGLLPSNPFSAVKPLKNHKPFQPRVLSPQEVEMVLAEARKSRLLYGWMYLIFLFAFGCGLRRSEILSLQWEWIDWERRLVFVKKTKTGKPRFVGLGERLYRELVRLKEKLLERGEIPKGRILPPIHHDSITSAAARVFRRCGLSGVRFHDARHTYATHLQILAGASPVEAMARTGHSSVDMLLHYSHPANPTIFEDALPYMREGK